The following proteins are encoded in a genomic region of Arcobacter cloacae:
- a CDS encoding sodium ion-translocating decarboxylase subunit beta codes for MIKNIFIAFFLCFTIFSSNSQASNTVVVEQQEKEPYHSKTMGELVQTFYATTGIKALFEPKEGVKDAHGKDMSLFAQGYGRIIMILICFLLFYLAIKKGFEPLLLIPIGFGGLLANIPIANMAGPDGMLGIIYNMGITNQFFPLLIFMGVGAMTDFGPLLANPKTALLGGAAQFGIFGSLVGAVVLSQYVPGINFTLEQAAAISIIGGADGPTSIFIASALAPELLGAIAVAAYSYMALVPVIQPPIMRALTTVNERKIKMSTLRKVSKIEKIVFPIVVLCLTLLILPDAAPLIGAFCFGNFAKESGVIDRLSDTMQNALINIVTIFLGLGVGSKLAAEEFLVAETMGIMAIGLLAFAAGTAMGVIMAKLMNLVSSKDNQINPLIGAAGVSAVPMAARVVSKEGQLYDKSNVLLMHAMGPNVAGVIGSAVAAGVLLSIFK; via the coding sequence ATGATAAAAAATATTTTTATAGCTTTTTTTCTTTGCTTTACAATCTTTTCTTCAAATAGCCAAGCTTCAAATACAGTTGTAGTAGAACAACAAGAGAAAGAACCATATCACTCAAAAACAATGGGTGAGTTAGTTCAAACTTTTTATGCAACTACAGGTATAAAAGCACTATTTGAACCAAAAGAGGGAGTAAAAGATGCTCATGGGAAAGATATGAGTTTGTTTGCTCAAGGTTATGGAAGAATTATAATGATTTTAATCTGTTTTTTACTGTTTTATTTAGCAATTAAAAAAGGATTTGAACCATTACTTTTAATTCCAATTGGATTTGGTGGATTATTAGCAAATATTCCAATAGCAAATATGGCAGGACCTGATGGGATGTTGGGAATTATTTATAATATGGGTATTACAAATCAATTTTTCCCACTTCTAATATTTATGGGTGTTGGAGCTATGACAGACTTTGGTCCATTATTGGCTAATCCAAAAACAGCCCTTTTAGGTGGAGCTGCACAATTTGGTATTTTTGGTTCACTTGTAGGTGCTGTTGTATTATCACAATATGTTCCAGGAATTAATTTTACACTAGAACAAGCTGCAGCTATTTCTATTATTGGAGGAGCTGATGGACCAACATCTATTTTTATAGCTTCAGCATTAGCACCTGAATTACTTGGAGCAATAGCAGTTGCTGCATATTCATATATGGCATTAGTACCTGTAATTCAACCTCCAATTATGAGAGCATTAACAACAGTTAATGAGAGAAAAATAAAAATGTCGACATTAAGAAAAGTGTCAAAAATAGAGAAAATTGTATTTCCAATAGTTGTTTTATGCTTAACATTATTAATTTTACCAGATGCTGCACCATTAATTGGAGCATTTTGTTTTGGAAATTTTGCAAAAGAATCAGGAGTTATTGATAGACTTTCTGATACAATGCAAAATGCATTAATTAATATTGTGACTATCTTCTTAGGATTAGGTGTTGGTTCAAAACTAGCAGCAGAGGAGTTCCTAGTAGCAGAGACAATGGGAATTATGGCAATAGGTCTTTTAGCATTTGCAGCGGGAACAGCTATGGGTGTTATAATGGCTAAATTAATGAATTTAGTTAGTTCAAAAGATAATCAGATAAATCCTTTGATTGGAGCAGCCGGAGTATCAGCTGTACCAATGGCAGCAAGGGTTGTTAGTAAAGAAGGTCAACTTTATGATAAATCGAATGTATTATTAATGCATGCGATGGGTCCTAATGTTGCTGGTGTTATTGGTTCAGCAGTCGCTGCTGGTGTTCTTTTATCGATATTTAAATAA
- a CDS encoding tRNA (cytidine(34)-2'-O)-methyltransferase — protein sequence MFNIVLHEPRMPGNVGTIGRLAFALNCTLHLIKPYGFGDITEKEVRRAGLDYWFELDVREYENIEDFWEKNPFNNRHFLATTKTKQIYFESKFEVGDYFYFGREDAGLPQAILDKSLETCITIPMTNNARSLNLANSVSIVCYEALRQNFKDFK from the coding sequence ATGTTTAATATAGTTTTACATGAACCAAGAATGCCTGGAAATGTTGGTACTATTGGAAGACTTGCCTTTGCTTTAAATTGTACTTTACACTTAATCAAACCTTATGGTTTTGGAGATATTACTGAAAAAGAAGTTCGAAGAGCAGGGCTTGATTATTGGTTTGAACTTGATGTTAGAGAATATGAAAATATTGAAGATTTTTGGGAGAAAAATCCTTTTAATAATAGACATTTTTTAGCAACTACAAAAACAAAACAAATTTACTTTGAATCAAAATTTGAAGTAGGGGATTATTTTTATTTTGGAAGAGAAGATGCAGGGCTTCCTCAAGCTATTTTAGATAAGAGTTTAGAAACATGTATAACAATTCCCATGACAAACAATGCTAGAAGTTTAAATTTAGCAAATTCAGTATCAATTGTATGTTATGAAGCTTTAAGACAAAACTTTAAGGATTTTAAATAA
- the pgeF gene encoding peptidoglycan editing factor PgeF gives MNQIKYYFTNIEDGNLAYHVNDIKENVDKNREAVALKVGYDNKDLVYMNQVHGNNVEIVDENSSKLIDNCDGIITKSKNLPLMVMVADCIPILFFDEIQGVIAAVHAGRNSTFLKIAQITANKMINEFACDKNNIKVIMGPSIQKCCYEVNDELAQIVKTSFGENFCKENYIDLQGINIKLLEEVGIKHISVSNICTKCSNEPFFSFRKNPKTGRFAGIIILSNN, from the coding sequence ATGAATCAAATTAAATATTACTTTACAAACATAGAAGATGGAAATTTAGCATATCATGTAAATGATATAAAAGAAAATGTAGATAAAAATAGAGAAGCTGTAGCTTTAAAAGTAGGATATGACAATAAAGATTTAGTTTATATGAATCAAGTTCATGGAAATAATGTTGAAATTGTAGATGAAAATAGTTCAAAACTTATAGATAATTGTGATGGAATAATTACAAAATCAAAAAATCTACCTTTGATGGTGATGGTTGCTGATTGTATTCCAATTCTATTTTTTGATGAGATACAAGGTGTAATAGCAGCTGTTCATGCAGGAAGAAATTCAACTTTTTTAAAAATAGCACAAATTACAGCAAATAAAATGATAAACGAATTTGCTTGTGATAAAAATAATATAAAAGTAATTATGGGACCATCTATTCAAAAATGTTGTTATGAAGTAAATGATGAATTAGCTCAAATTGTAAAAACTTCATTTGGTGAAAATTTTTGTAAAGAAAATTATATAGATTTACAAGGAATAAATATAAAACTTTTAGAAGAAGTTGGAATTAAACATATAAGTGTTTCAAATATTTGTACAAAATGTTCAAATGAGCCATTTTTTTCTTTTAGAAAAAATCCTAAAACAGGACGCTTTGCAGGAATTATAATTTTATCTAATAATTAA
- the pckA gene encoding phosphoenolpyruvate carboxykinase (ATP) produces the protein MSEIKDSLGLENVGIVRRNCDVDTLIQFAVEKEGAKVSSTGALMIDTGIFTGRSPKDKFFVNQDPSNKYIAWGDINHKVSKEVYEDLLKNSKKQLSNKDIFVTDVYCGASLDSRKSVRFITEIAWQAHFIRNMFIVPQTQEELDNFKPDFTIYNACKTVDMAYVSHGLHSEVYVIFNVEENTAIIGGTWYAGEMKKGVFSMMNYWLPLEGKLPMHCSANIGKDGDTALFFGLSGTGKTTLSTDPNRALIGDDEHGWDDEGIFNFEGGCYAKVINLDKDSEPEIFNAIKKGAILENVVADENGVVDYTDGSKTENTRVSYPLDHIPNHTPDMRGNHPTNIIFLCADAFGVLPPVAKLDKQQAMYYFLSGYTAKVAGTERGITEPIATFSSCFGEAFLPLNPTVYAELLGRKIDKHNVNVYLVNTGWTGGPYGVGKRMSIKNTRACINAILDGSINNSEFEVLPVFNLAIPKTLKGVDTEVLNPRNTWQDKVAYDETKKKLATMYIKNFKKYLTLESEYDFTAAGPSL, from the coding sequence ATGTCTGAAATTAAAGACTCATTAGGTTTAGAAAACGTTGGAATTGTAAGAAGAAATTGTGATGTTGATACATTAATTCAGTTTGCAGTAGAAAAAGAAGGTGCAAAAGTATCTTCAACAGGTGCATTGATGATTGATACAGGTATATTTACAGGAAGAAGTCCTAAAGATAAATTTTTTGTTAATCAAGATCCTTCTAATAAATATATTGCTTGGGGTGATATAAATCATAAAGTATCAAAAGAAGTTTATGAAGATTTATTAAAAAATTCAAAAAAACAACTAAGTAATAAAGATATTTTTGTAACTGATGTGTACTGTGGAGCATCTCTTGATTCAAGAAAGTCTGTAAGATTTATAACAGAAATTGCATGGCAAGCACATTTTATTCGAAATATGTTTATAGTTCCTCAAACTCAAGAAGAATTAGACAATTTCAAACCTGATTTTACTATTTACAATGCTTGTAAAACAGTTGATATGGCTTATGTTAGTCATGGTTTACATTCAGAAGTTTATGTAATATTTAATGTAGAAGAAAATACAGCTATTATAGGTGGAACATGGTATGCTGGTGAAATGAAAAAAGGTGTATTTTCTATGATGAACTATTGGCTTCCACTAGAAGGAAAATTACCAATGCACTGTTCTGCAAATATTGGTAAAGATGGAGATACAGCACTATTTTTTGGCTTATCAGGTACTGGAAAAACAACGTTATCAACAGATCCAAATAGAGCACTAATTGGCGATGATGAGCATGGTTGGGATGATGAAGGAATCTTCAATTTTGAAGGTGGTTGTTATGCTAAGGTAATTAATTTAGATAAAGATAGTGAACCAGAAATTTTTAATGCCATCAAAAAAGGTGCAATATTAGAAAATGTTGTAGCTGATGAAAATGGAGTAGTTGATTACACAGATGGTTCAAAAACTGAAAATACAAGAGTTTCTTATCCTCTTGATCATATTCCAAATCATACTCCTGATATGAGAGGAAATCATCCAACAAATATTATTTTCTTATGTGCAGATGCTTTTGGAGTTTTACCTCCTGTTGCAAAACTTGATAAACAACAAGCAATGTATTATTTCTTAAGTGGTTATACAGCAAAAGTTGCTGGAACAGAAAGAGGAATTACAGAACCAATAGCAACTTTTTCATCTTGCTTTGGAGAGGCATTTTTACCATTAAACCCTACTGTATATGCTGAATTATTAGGAAGAAAAATAGATAAACATAATGTTAATGTTTATTTAGTAAATACTGGATGGACAGGTGGTCCTTATGGTGTTGGAAAAAGAATGAGTATTAAAAACACTAGAGCTTGTATAAATGCTATACTAGATGGTTCTATAAATAATTCAGAATTTGAAGTTTTACCTGTATTTAATTTAGCAATTCCTAAAACATTAAAAGGTGTAGATACTGAAGTTTTAAATCCAAGAAATACATGGCAAGATAAAGTTGCTTATGATGAAACTAAGAAAAAATTAGCAACAATGTATATTAAAAACTTTAAAAAATACTTAACTTTAGAAAGTGAATATGATTTCACAGCTGCAGGACCTTCTTTATAA
- a CDS encoding malic enzyme-like NAD(P)-binding protein produces the protein MSVKITKNEALDYHKFPNPGKVSIATTTKLESQRDLSLAYSPGVAYPCEEIALNPELAFEYTSKRNLVAVISNGTAVLGLGNIGAIASKPVMEGKAVLFKKFAAVDSFDIEVDETDVDKFCEIVKAISPTFGGINLEDIKAPECFEIERRLVEELEIPVMHDDQHGTAIITSAALLNASEMMNKKIEDMKVVVVGAGASAIACSTMYKELGVKNLIMCDSKGVIHAGRTDLNKYKLDFVSNTITTMEEAFKDADMVLGLSKPGTFTVEHIALMTVEPIVFTLANPTPELFPEEIKSVRPNAIIGTGRSDFPNQVNNVLGFPFIFRGALDVQARKINMHMKKAAAMAIASLAKEPLTADLKASFGDLSYGREYIIPIPFDKRLMIEVSAAVALGAVETGVARVKEFDLEKYKEKLRTLIS, from the coding sequence ATGAGCGTAAAAATTACAAAAAATGAAGCATTAGATTATCATAAATTTCCAAATCCTGGAAAAGTATCAATTGCTACTACAACAAAATTAGAGTCTCAAAGAGATTTATCTTTGGCGTATTCACCAGGTGTTGCTTATCCTTGTGAGGAGATTGCATTAAATCCTGAATTAGCATTCGAATATACATCAAAAAGAAATCTTGTAGCTGTTATTTCAAATGGAACAGCTGTTTTAGGACTTGGAAATATTGGAGCAATCGCTTCAAAACCTGTTATGGAGGGGAAAGCTGTATTATTCAAAAAATTTGCAGCTGTTGATTCATTTGATATTGAAGTAGATGAAACAGATGTAGATAAATTTTGTGAAATAGTAAAAGCTATCTCTCCAACTTTTGGAGGAATTAATCTTGAAGATATTAAAGCTCCTGAATGTTTTGAAATTGAAAGAAGACTTGTAGAAGAGCTTGAAATTCCAGTTATGCATGATGACCAACATGGAACAGCAATAATCACAAGTGCTGCTTTATTAAATGCTTCTGAAATGATGAATAAAAAAATAGAAGATATGAAAGTAGTGGTTGTAGGAGCAGGTGCTTCTGCAATTGCTTGTTCAACTATGTATAAAGAACTAGGTGTGAAAAATTTAATTATGTGTGATTCAAAAGGTGTAATTCATGCTGGAAGAACTGATTTGAATAAATATAAATTAGATTTTGTAAGTAATACTATTACTACTATGGAAGAAGCATTTAAAGATGCAGATATGGTTTTAGGTTTATCAAAACCAGGAACTTTTACAGTTGAACATATAGCTTTAATGACAGTAGAACCAATTGTATTTACTCTTGCTAATCCAACACCTGAGTTGTTTCCTGAAGAGATTAAATCTGTTCGTCCAAATGCAATAATTGGGACAGGACGTTCTGATTTTCCAAATCAAGTAAATAATGTTTTAGGTTTCCCTTTTATATTTAGAGGAGCTTTAGATGTTCAAGCAAGAAAAATAAATATGCATATGAAAAAAGCTGCTGCTATGGCAATTGCTTCTTTAGCAAAAGAACCATTAACAGCTGATTTAAAAGCTTCATTTGGTGATTTAAGTTATGGAAGGGAGTATATTATTCCAATTCCTTTTGATAAAAGATTAATGATTGAAGTATCAGCTGCTGTTGCTTTAGGTGCTGTTGAAACAGGAGTTGCTAGAGTTAAAGAGTTTGATTTAGAAAAATATAAAGAAAAATTAAGAACTTTAATTAGCTAA
- a CDS encoding bifunctional 3,4-dihydroxy-2-butanone 4-phosphate synthase/GTP cyclohydrolase II: MNAILRVQEAIKEIQKGNMVIMLDDEDRENEGDLVYAAPLSSAEKVNFMATHAKGLICVSVTKETANRLQLNPMVSSNTSSYETAFTVSVDAADASTGISAKERDDTIKILANPISNPLELVRPGHIFPLIAKDGGVLVRTGHTEGSVDLCKLAGLNGEAVICEIMKEDGTMARRDDLDIFAEKHNLKQVYISDLVEYRLSHEKLVEEVSSYNKIFFSKEVIQKEFKDHLGNIHTAIIFGQLAQTTHIKFHTILPDIDLFLNDEKLNSMIKTINFLQSKGGVLIFLNDEMKKKESQKDYGIGAQILNSLNIKQIKLMTSGGKHSFVGLQGFGLEIVEEIQIEC, translated from the coding sequence ATGAATGCAATACTAAGAGTACAAGAAGCTATTAAAGAGATTCAAAAAGGTAATATGGTTATTATGTTAGATGATGAAGATAGGGAAAATGAGGGAGATTTAGTTTATGCAGCACCATTAAGTAGTGCTGAAAAAGTAAATTTTATGGCTACTCATGCAAAAGGTTTAATTTGTGTTTCGGTTACAAAAGAAACAGCAAATAGATTACAATTAAATCCTATGGTTAGTTCTAATACATCTTCTTATGAAACGGCTTTTACGGTTTCTGTTGATGCAGCTGATGCAAGTACAGGGATTAGTGCAAAAGAGAGAGATGATACAATCAAAATACTAGCAAATCCTATTTCAAATCCTCTTGAATTAGTTCGACCAGGACATATTTTCCCATTAATTGCAAAAGATGGAGGAGTTCTTGTTCGAACAGGACATACAGAAGGTAGTGTAGATTTATGTAAATTAGCTGGTTTAAATGGTGAAGCAGTTATTTGTGAAATCATGAAAGAAGATGGAACAATGGCAAGAAGAGATGATTTAGATATTTTTGCTGAAAAACATAATTTAAAACAAGTATATATCTCTGATTTAGTTGAATATAGACTATCTCATGAAAAATTAGTTGAAGAAGTTTCTAGTTATAATAAAATATTTTTTTCAAAAGAAGTTATTCAAAAAGAGTTTAAAGATCATTTAGGAAATATTCATACAGCTATTATATTTGGTCAGTTAGCACAGACAACACATATTAAATTTCATACTATCTTACCAGATATAGATTTATTCTTAAATGATGAAAAACTAAACTCTATGATTAAAACCATAAATTTTTTACAATCAAAAGGTGGAGTTTTAATTTTCTTAAATGATGAAATGAAGAAAAAAGAGTCTCAAAAAGATTATGGAATAGGGGCTCAGATTTTAAATAGTTTAAACATAAAACAAATTAAGCTAATGACAAGTGGAGGAAAACACTCTTTTGTAGGATTACAAGGATTTGGATTAGAAATAGTAGAAGAGATTCAAATAGAGTGCTAA
- a CDS encoding shikimate dehydrogenase, giving the protein MSQKFAIFGNPVAHSKSPQMQNAGLKHINYDGIYEKHHLENGNEIKEVFLKNNYKGANITVPHKEFAYENADEIRGLAKEIKAVNTYILEDGKVIAYNTDAPGFLKAIESFGEVKNVLLLGAGGTAKAIALALKSKDINVTVLNRSENKLDFFKENEINYFSWENFKPEIYDLVVNSTSAGLKDEYLPCPKEILENILKNASFAFDCIYGKITPFLALARENNCEIKDGEDMLLFQGVLAFEYFTNSKADESLIEAMRKGLKEE; this is encoded by the coding sequence ATGTCACAAAAATTTGCAATATTCGGAAATCCAGTAGCCCACTCAAAATCACCACAGATGCAAAATGCAGGATTAAAACATATAAATTATGATGGAATTTATGAAAAACATCATTTAGAAAATGGAAATGAGATAAAAGAAGTTTTTCTAAAAAACAATTATAAAGGTGCTAATATTACAGTTCCTCATAAAGAGTTTGCTTATGAAAATGCTGATGAAATCAGAGGTTTAGCAAAAGAGATAAAAGCTGTAAATACATATATTTTAGAAGATGGAAAAGTAATAGCTTATAATACTGATGCACCAGGATTTTTAAAAGCAATAGAGAGTTTTGGAGAAGTTAAAAATGTACTTTTACTTGGTGCTGGTGGAACTGCAAAAGCAATTGCTTTGGCTTTAAAATCAAAAGATATAAATGTAACTGTATTAAATAGAAGTGAAAATAAACTAGATTTTTTTAAAGAAAATGAAATAAATTATTTTTCTTGGGAAAATTTCAAACCTGAAATTTATGATTTAGTAGTAAATTCAACAAGTGCTGGATTAAAAGATGAATATCTTCCTTGCCCAAAAGAGATACTTGAAAATATATTAAAAAATGCTTCTTTTGCTTTTGATTGTATTTATGGGAAAATTACACCGTTTTTAGCACTTGCCCGTGAAAATAACTGTGAAATAAAAGATGGTGAGGATATGTTACTTTTTCAAGGCGTTTTGGCATTTGAGTATTTTACAAACTCAAAAGCTGATGAAAGTTTAATTGAAGCTATGAGAAAAGGTTTAAAAGAAGAATAA
- the purU gene encoding formyltetrahydrofolate deformylase has protein sequence MEEYILLIDTEDAKGLVYNISKVLFANNLNIEQNAEYVDPDTKKFFMRSIISGKVSKNILLKELKEVLPEGASIKLNKKEKKDVVILATKESHVLGDLLIRYIAGELNANIKAVIANHDHLKDLVEKFNIPFTCISAEGLSRDEHEDKMIEKINEYEPELIVLAKYMRILTPKFVETFPKKVLNIHHSFLPAFIGANPYKQAHERGVKIIGATAHYVTNDLDEGPIIFQDVVRVDHSYSWEDMRNAGRNVEKIVLSNAFELLLNDRVFVHGNKTVIL, from the coding sequence ATGGAAGAGTATATACTTTTAATTGATACAGAAGATGCGAAAGGACTTGTTTATAATATCTCAAAAGTTCTTTTTGCAAATAATTTAAACATAGAACAAAATGCTGAATATGTTGACCCAGATACTAAAAAATTCTTTATGAGAAGTATCATTTCAGGAAAAGTTTCAAAAAATATCTTACTTAAAGAACTAAAAGAAGTTTTACCAGAAGGTGCTTCAATCAAATTAAATAAAAAAGAGAAAAAAGATGTTGTAATTCTTGCAACAAAAGAGTCTCATGTTTTAGGTGATTTACTTATTCGTTATATTGCTGGTGAATTAAATGCAAATATTAAAGCAGTTATTGCAAATCATGACCATTTAAAAGATTTAGTAGAGAAGTTTAATATTCCTTTTACTTGTATTAGCGCTGAAGGCTTAAGTAGGGATGAACACGAAGATAAAATGATAGAAAAAATAAATGAATATGAGCCTGAACTTATAGTTTTAGCCAAATATATGAGAATTTTAACTCCTAAATTTGTAGAAACATTCCCTAAAAAAGTTTTAAATATTCATCACTCGTTTTTACCAGCATTCATAGGTGCAAATCCATATAAACAAGCCCATGAAAGAGGTGTTAAAATCATAGGAGCAACAGCTCATTATGTTACAAATGATTTAGATGAAGGTCCGATTATTTTTCAAGACGTAGTAAGAGTTGACCATAGTTATTCTTGGGAAGATATGAGAAATGCAGGACGAAATGTGGAAAAAATTGTATTATCAAATGCTTTTGAATTATTATTAAATGATAGGGTTTTTGTTCATGGTAACAAAACGGTGATTTTATAA
- a CDS encoding class I SAM-dependent methyltransferase: protein MNRFDEAAKHWDTKPSSLNIAKACVDNINKIIELKKDSKILDYGCGTGLVAFALSNETNEVVGMDNSKGMVEEFNKKVSQLNFSNIKSIKHNINEENLPINEFDLITISMTLHHIEDTKMFINKAYESLKNSGFLCINDLDKEDGTFHKKHNNDGVFHFGFEKENLIEQLKEKGFKIIDYKIVYTDFREERSFPIFNLIAQKQR, encoded by the coding sequence ATGAATAGATTTGATGAAGCTGCTAAACATTGGGATACAAAACCTTCTAGTTTAAATATAGCAAAAGCTTGTGTTGATAATATAAATAAGATTATAGAGTTAAAAAAAGATTCAAAAATTCTTGATTATGGATGTGGAACGGGACTTGTTGCTTTTGCTTTAAGTAATGAAACAAATGAAGTAGTAGGAATGGATAACTCTAAAGGAATGGTTGAAGAGTTTAATAAAAAAGTTTCTCAATTGAACTTTTCAAATATTAAATCTATAAAACACAATATAAATGAAGAGAATTTACCTATAAATGAATTTGATTTAATAACTATTAGTATGACTTTACATCATATAGAAGATACAAAAATGTTTATAAATAAGGCTTACGAATCTTTGAAAAATAGTGGTTTTTTATGCATAAATGATTTGGATAAAGAGGATGGAACTTTCCATAAAAAACATAATAATGATGGGGTTTTTCATTTTGGTTTTGAAAAAGAGAATTTGATAGAACAATTAAAAGAAAAAGGTTTTAAAATAATAGATTATAAAATAGTTTATACTGATTTTAGAGAAGAAAGAAGCTTTCCTATTTTCAACTTAATAGCTCAAAAACAAAGGTAA
- a CDS encoding aldo/keto reductase, with protein sequence MDFRYIGKSGLRVSSICLGTMTFGSSTTKEEAFKIMDKAYENGINFFDTAELYPVPPKANTTGITEQIVGEWLKTKPRDSIILATKVAGAASGWFVPPIRHGLTAIDSFHIKRAVEGSLKKLQTDYIDLYQMHWPDTIVPIEESLKAFDELVKEGKVRYIGTSNDSAYGLTKANEISKYKNLARFESIQNNFSLLNPRFHDELANVCRRENISLLPYSPIAGGVLSGKYNGGFYPTDARFTAYKNNQSKRVQAMANRFVNDKTINATAKYMQLANEYGISSVTLAVAYSKHFDFVASTIIGARILNQLDDSLKAFDFKIDDELLSKIEEIQKEIFYPMG encoded by the coding sequence ATGGATTTTAGATATATAGGAAAAAGTGGTTTAAGAGTCTCTTCTATTTGTCTTGGAACTATGACTTTTGGTTCAAGCACTACAAAAGAAGAGGCTTTTAAAATTATGGATAAAGCTTATGAAAATGGAATAAATTTTTTTGATACAGCAGAACTTTATCCAGTTCCTCCAAAAGCAAATACTACAGGAATAACTGAACAAATTGTTGGGGAATGGCTTAAAACAAAACCAAGAGATTCTATAATCCTTGCAACAAAGGTTGCAGGTGCTGCTTCTGGATGGTTTGTTCCACCAATTAGACATGGTCTTACTGCAATTGACTCTTTTCATATAAAAAGAGCAGTTGAAGGAAGTTTAAAAAAACTTCAAACTGATTATATCGACCTTTATCAAATGCATTGGCCAGATACCATTGTACCTATTGAAGAGAGTTTAAAAGCTTTTGATGAGTTAGTAAAGGAAGGAAAGGTTAGATATATTGGAACTTCAAATGATAGTGCTTATGGTTTAACAAAAGCAAATGAGATTTCAAAATATAAAAATCTTGCTAGATTTGAATCTATTCAAAATAATTTCTCACTTTTAAATCCAAGATTTCATGATGAATTAGCAAATGTTTGTAGACGTGAAAATATTTCACTTCTTCCATATTCTCCAATAGCAGGAGGAGTTTTAAGTGGGAAATATAATGGTGGTTTTTATCCAACAGATGCAAGATTTACAGCTTACAAAAATAACCAAAGTAAAAGAGTTCAAGCTATGGCTAATAGATTTGTAAATGATAAAACTATAAATGCAACGGCAAAATATATGCAACTCGCAAATGAATATGGGATTTCTAGTGTTACTTTAGCGGTTGCATACTCAAAACACTTCGATTTTGTAGCTTCTACAATTATTGGAGCAAGGATTTTAAATCAACTAGATGACTCTTTAAAAGCCTTTGATTTTAAAATAGATGATGAGCTTTTATCAAAAATAGAAGAGATTCAAAAAGAGATTTTTTACCCTATGGGTTAA